One Halovivax ruber XH-70 genomic region harbors:
- a CDS encoding ROK family protein, translating into MTYFAGVDLGATNVRAIVGDHAGEPIATSRRRTPQGPTGIDVTEAVLDTLRDACADAGIEPTAIEDAAIGSIGPFDLAEGAVVDPANLPDSIDRIPLTGPVERLVAVDDVALHNDATAGVIGERFYAARNPDDMCYVTISSGIGAGICCDGSVLSGWDGNAGEIGHIVVDPDGALTCGCGRAGHWEAYCSGRGIPTYARELARRSDLETALPLESDEFDAATVFAAADSDPLAARVIDRVADWNTIGIATLVHAVAPMVVSIGGAVATNNPELVIDPIRERLQTAVISNVPAVTPATLGESVVLRGALASAITDGSGDASAIVVRE; encoded by the coding sequence ATGACCTACTTCGCGGGCGTCGATCTCGGCGCGACCAACGTCCGTGCGATCGTGGGCGACCACGCCGGCGAGCCGATCGCGACCAGCCGTCGGCGGACGCCGCAGGGACCCACCGGAATCGACGTCACGGAAGCCGTGCTGGACACCCTTCGGGACGCGTGTGCCGACGCCGGGATCGAGCCAACCGCCATCGAAGACGCCGCGATCGGCTCGATCGGGCCGTTCGACCTCGCCGAGGGGGCCGTGGTCGACCCGGCGAACCTGCCCGATTCGATCGATCGTATCCCGCTCACCGGTCCGGTCGAACGGCTCGTCGCCGTCGACGACGTCGCCCTGCACAACGACGCGACGGCGGGTGTCATCGGCGAACGCTTCTACGCCGCGCGAAACCCCGACGACATGTGCTACGTGACGATCTCGTCGGGGATCGGGGCCGGCATCTGCTGTGACGGCTCGGTCCTCTCCGGATGGGACGGAAACGCCGGCGAGATCGGCCACATCGTCGTCGATCCCGATGGGGCGCTCACCTGCGGTTGCGGCCGGGCGGGCCACTGGGAAGCCTACTGTTCCGGCCGCGGAATCCCAACGTACGCGCGAGAACTCGCACGTCGGTCCGACCTCGAGACCGCCCTTCCACTCGAATCGGACGAGTTCGATGCGGCGACCGTGTTCGCGGCCGCCGATTCCGACCCGCTCGCAGCGCGGGTGATCGACCGGGTCGCCGACTGGAACACGATCGGCATCGCGACGCTGGTCCACGCGGTCGCTCCGATGGTCGTCTCGATCGGCGGGGCCGTCGCGACGAACAACCCGGAACTCGTGATCGACCCGATCCGGGAGCGTCTCCAGACGGCGGTCATCTCGAACGTTCCAGCCGTCACCCCGGCCACACTCGGCGAGTCGGTCGTGCTCCGCGGGGCACTCGCCAGCGCGATCACCGACGGGTCGG
- a CDS encoding sensor histidine kinase — protein sequence MTPERRRTDPRGRAESTVADESEPIGARAGIARESVRTDGGDAQSDGFASHPDPLVHVDADGRVIAMNERAQILFGDELSVGSPATASLAGAAAGDVIEREVAGATRQFEVYIVAGPAHRVDEQRVLHVRPVDGSTSHEMEATEAPESVPSTSTFEQYETIMQVLPDPVYATDETGTLTFVNRAFTEQFGIDRTAVTESEIHFAEITTDDGAASIVETLRTLLDDGDPTARKTIESVVVTADGRHLTVENSLALRPTHDGFAGAVGVLRDVTERQRREEIVSVMDRALRHNLRTNVNIISGYAETLEPVVDDEHREALRTIKRSATWLSKLGETIRTLERSIETAPDGTHRVDVERLVTDCVDWARERHSSASIDVTISSYGELDVGDPIEIALRNVIENAIVHNDAAAPTVNVWVGDAPQEGWVELTVADDGPGIPETEQAVVLGTAMPTQLAHGSGLGLWLTSWIVQVFDGEMDIQANDPTGSVVTLTLRRARNASD from the coding sequence ATGACGCCGGAGCGCCGAAGGACCGACCCCCGTGGCCGGGCCGAGTCGACCGTCGCGGACGAATCGGAACCGATCGGCGCCCGGGCCGGAATCGCTCGCGAGTCGGTTCGCACCGACGGTGGCGACGCCCAGTCGGACGGCTTCGCGTCTCATCCCGACCCACTCGTCCACGTCGACGCCGACGGTCGAGTTATCGCGATGAACGAGCGGGCACAGATCCTCTTCGGTGACGAACTGTCCGTGGGTTCACCAGCCACGGCGTCGCTCGCTGGGGCGGCCGCGGGCGACGTGATCGAACGGGAAGTGGCAGGGGCCACTCGACAGTTCGAAGTGTACATCGTCGCGGGTCCAGCCCATCGTGTCGACGAGCAGCGAGTGCTTCACGTTCGACCAGTCGACGGATCGACCAGTCACGAGATGGAAGCGACCGAGGCACCAGAATCGGTCCCGAGCACCAGTACCTTCGAACAGTACGAGACCATCATGCAGGTGCTCCCGGATCCAGTCTACGCGACCGACGAGACCGGCACGCTCACGTTCGTCAATCGGGCCTTCACGGAGCAATTCGGCATCGACCGGACGGCTGTCACCGAGTCGGAGATTCACTTCGCCGAGATCACCACCGACGACGGTGCCGCGTCCATCGTCGAGACCCTTCGAACCCTCCTCGACGACGGTGACCCCACTGCCCGGAAGACGATCGAGAGCGTCGTCGTGACGGCCGACGGCCGGCATCTCACGGTCGAGAACTCGCTCGCACTCAGACCGACACACGACGGGTTCGCCGGCGCAGTCGGCGTGTTGCGCGACGTCACCGAACGCCAGCGCCGCGAGGAGATCGTTTCCGTCATGGACCGCGCGCTCAGGCACAACCTCCGCACGAACGTCAACATCATCTCCGGTTACGCCGAGACGCTCGAACCCGTCGTCGACGACGAGCATCGTGAGGCACTCCGGACGATCAAACGATCCGCCACGTGGCTCTCAAAACTCGGTGAGACGATACGGACGCTCGAACGCTCGATCGAAACGGCTCCCGACGGGACCCACCGTGTCGACGTCGAGCGACTCGTCACCGACTGTGTCGACTGGGCCCGCGAGCGACACTCGTCGGCCTCGATCGACGTCACCATCTCGAGTTACGGCGAACTCGACGTGGGCGATCCGATCGAGATCGCCCTTCGAAACGTCATCGAAAACGCCATCGTCCACAACGACGCCGCAGCACCGACCGTGAACGTCTGGGTTGGTGACGCCCCGCAAGAGGGCTGGGTGGAACTCACCGTCGCGGACGACGGCCCGGGAATCCCCGAGACGGAACAGGCGGTCGTCCTCGGGACGGCGATGCCGACGCAACTCGCTCACGGGAGCGGGCTCGGCCTCTGGTTGACCTCCTGGATCGTCCAGGTGTTCGACGGTGAGATGGATATTCAGGCAAACGACCCGACCGGCAGCGTCGTCACCCTCACGCTTCGGCGCGCACGGAATGCGTCCGACTGA